The following proteins are co-located in the Neomonachus schauinslandi chromosome 8, ASM220157v2, whole genome shotgun sequence genome:
- the PPP2R5D gene encoding serine/threonine-protein phosphatase 2A 56 kDa regulatory subunit delta isoform isoform X4, with amino-acid sequence MPYKLKKEKEPPKLAKGTAKPSSSGKDGGGENADEAQPQPQPQPQPQPQPPSSNKRPSNSTPPPTQLSKIKYSGGPQIEREELFIQKLRQCCVLFDFVSDPLSDLKFKEVKRAGLNEMVEYITHSRDVVTEAIYPEAVTMFSVNLFRTLPPSSNPTGAEFDPEEDEPTLEAAWPHLQLVYEFFLRFLESPDFQPNIAKKYIDQKFVLALLDLFDSEDPRERDFLKTILHRIYGKFLGLRAYIRRQINHIFYRFIYETEHHNGIAELLEILGSIINGFALPLKEEHKMFLIRVLLPLHKVKSLSVYHPQLAYCVVQFLEKESSLTEPVIVGLLKFWPKTHSPKEVMFLNELEEILDVIEPSEFSKVMEPLFRQLAKCVSSPHFQVAERALYYWNNEYIMSLISDNAARVLPIMFPALYRNSKSHWNKTIHGLIYNALKLFMEMNQKLFDDCTQQYKAEKQKGRFRMKEREEMWQKIEELARLNPQYPMFRAPPPLPPVYSMETETPTAEDIQLLKRTVETEAVQMLKDIKKEKVLLRRKSELPQDVYTIKALEAHKRAEEFLTASQEAL; translated from the exons GCCCAACCCCAGCCTCAAccgcagccgcagccgcagcccCAGCCCCCGTCATCCAACAAGCGTCCCAGCAACAGCACGCCGCCCCCGACGCAGCTCAGCAAGATCAAGTACTCCGGAGGGCCCCAGATT GAGCGGGAGGAGCTGTTTATCCAGAAGCTACGCCAGTGCTGCGTCCTCTTTGACTTTGTCTCAGATCCGCTCAGTGACCTCAAATTCAAGGAGGTGAAGCGGGCAGGACTCAACGAAATGGTGGAGTACATCACTCATAGCCGCGATGTCGTCACTGAGGCCATTTACCCTGAGGCGGTCACCATG TTTTCAGTGAACCTCTTCCGGACGCTGCCACCTTCATCGAACCCCACCGGGGCCGAGTTTGACCCGGAAGAGGATGAGCCCACCCTGGAAGCTGCCTGGCCGCATCTGCAG CTCGTGTATGAGTTCTTCTTACGTTTCCTTGAGTCTCCTGATTTCCAGCCAAACATAGCCAAGAAGTATATCGACCAGAAGTTTGTCCTTGCT CTCTTGGACCTGTTTGACAGTGAGGATCCTCGAGAGCGGGACTTCCTCAAGACCATCTTGCATCGCATCTATGGCAAGTTTTTGGGGCTCCGGGCTTATATCCGTAGGCAGATCAACCACATCTTCTACAG ATTCATCTATGAGACAGAACATCACAACGGGATTGCCGAGCTCCTAGAGATCCTTGGCAG CATCATCAACGGCTTTGCCTTGCCCCTTAAGGAAGAGCACAAGATGTTCCTCATCCGTGTCCTGCTTCCCCTTCACAAGGTCAAGTCCCTGAGTGTCTACCACCCTCAG CTGGCTTACTGTGTGGTACAGTTCTTGGAGAAGGAGAGCAGCCTCACAGAGCCG GTGATTGTAGGACTTCTCAAGTTCTGGCCCAAGACCCACAGCCCCAAGGAAGTCATGTTCCTGAATGAGCTAGAGGAGATTCTGGATGTCATTGAACCTTCAGAGTTCAGCAAAGTGATGGAACCACTCTTCCGCCAGCTTGCCAAGTGTGTCTCCAGCCCCCATTTCCAG GTGGCAGAGCGTGCCCTCTATTACTGGAACAATGAGTACATCATGAGCCTGATAAGTGACAATGCTGCCCGAGTCCTCCCCATCATGTTCCCCGCCCTCTACAGGAACTCCAAGAGCCACTGGAACAA GACAATCCATGGACTGATCTACAATGCCCTGAAGCTGTTTATGGAGATGAATCAGAAGCTATTTGATGACTGCACACAACAGTACAAGGCAGAGAAACAGAA GGGCCGGTTCCgaatgaaggaaagagaagagatgtgGCAAAAGATCGAGGAGCTGGCCCGACTTAATCCCCAG TACCCCATGTTTCGAGCTCCTCCACCACTGCCTCCTGTATACTCGATGGAGACGGAGACCCCCACGGCAGAGGACATCCAGCTTCTGAAGAGGACGGTGGAGACAGAGGCTGTGCAG ATGCTAAAGGACATCAAGAAGGAGAAGGTGCTGCTTCGGCGGAAGTCAGAGCTGCCCCAGGACGTGTACACCATCAAGGCGCTGGAGGCACACAAGCGGGCGGAGGAATTCCTAACTGCCAGCCAGGAGGCTCTCTGA
- the PPP2R5D gene encoding serine/threonine-protein phosphatase 2A 56 kDa regulatory subunit delta isoform isoform X2: MPYKLKKEKEPPKLAKGTAKPSSSGKDGGGENADEAQPQPQPQPPSSNKRPSNSTPPPTQLSKIKYSGGPQIVKKERRQSSSRFNLSKNRELQKLPALKDSPTQEREELFIQKLRQCCVLFDFVSDPLSDLKFKEVKRAGLNEMVEYITHSRDVVTEAIYPEAVTMFSVNLFRTLPPSSNPTGAEFDPEEDEPTLEAAWPHLQLVYEFFLRFLESPDFQPNIAKKYIDQKFVLALLDLFDSEDPRERDFLKTILHRIYGKFLGLRAYIRRQINHIFYRFIYETEHHNGIAELLEILGSIINGFALPLKEEHKMFLIRVLLPLHKVKSLSVYHPQLAYCVVQFLEKESSLTEPVIVGLLKFWPKTHSPKEVMFLNELEEILDVIEPSEFSKVMEPLFRQLAKCVSSPHFQVAERALYYWNNEYIMSLISDNAARVLPIMFPALYRNSKSHWNKTIHGLIYNALKLFMEMNQKLFDDCTQQYKAEKQKGRFRMKEREEMWQKIEELARLNPQYPMFRAPPPLPPVYSMETETPTAEDIQLLKRTVETEAVQMLKDIKKEKVLLRRKSELPQDVYTIKALEAHKRAEEFLTASQEAL, from the exons ccgcagccgcagcccCAGCCCCCGTCATCCAACAAGCGTCCCAGCAACAGCACGCCGCCCCCGACGCAGCTCAGCAAGATCAAGTACTCCGGAGGGCCCCAGATTGTCAAGAAGGAGCGACGGCAAAGCTCATCCCGCTTCAACCTCAGCAAGAATCGGGAGTTGCAGAAGCTTCCTGCCCTGAAAG ATTCGCCCACCCAGGAGCGGGAGGAGCTGTTTATCCAGAAGCTACGCCAGTGCTGCGTCCTCTTTGACTTTGTCTCAGATCCGCTCAGTGACCTCAAATTCAAGGAGGTGAAGCGGGCAGGACTCAACGAAATGGTGGAGTACATCACTCATAGCCGCGATGTCGTCACTGAGGCCATTTACCCTGAGGCGGTCACCATG TTTTCAGTGAACCTCTTCCGGACGCTGCCACCTTCATCGAACCCCACCGGGGCCGAGTTTGACCCGGAAGAGGATGAGCCCACCCTGGAAGCTGCCTGGCCGCATCTGCAG CTCGTGTATGAGTTCTTCTTACGTTTCCTTGAGTCTCCTGATTTCCAGCCAAACATAGCCAAGAAGTATATCGACCAGAAGTTTGTCCTTGCT CTCTTGGACCTGTTTGACAGTGAGGATCCTCGAGAGCGGGACTTCCTCAAGACCATCTTGCATCGCATCTATGGCAAGTTTTTGGGGCTCCGGGCTTATATCCGTAGGCAGATCAACCACATCTTCTACAG ATTCATCTATGAGACAGAACATCACAACGGGATTGCCGAGCTCCTAGAGATCCTTGGCAG CATCATCAACGGCTTTGCCTTGCCCCTTAAGGAAGAGCACAAGATGTTCCTCATCCGTGTCCTGCTTCCCCTTCACAAGGTCAAGTCCCTGAGTGTCTACCACCCTCAG CTGGCTTACTGTGTGGTACAGTTCTTGGAGAAGGAGAGCAGCCTCACAGAGCCG GTGATTGTAGGACTTCTCAAGTTCTGGCCCAAGACCCACAGCCCCAAGGAAGTCATGTTCCTGAATGAGCTAGAGGAGATTCTGGATGTCATTGAACCTTCAGAGTTCAGCAAAGTGATGGAACCACTCTTCCGCCAGCTTGCCAAGTGTGTCTCCAGCCCCCATTTCCAG GTGGCAGAGCGTGCCCTCTATTACTGGAACAATGAGTACATCATGAGCCTGATAAGTGACAATGCTGCCCGAGTCCTCCCCATCATGTTCCCCGCCCTCTACAGGAACTCCAAGAGCCACTGGAACAA GACAATCCATGGACTGATCTACAATGCCCTGAAGCTGTTTATGGAGATGAATCAGAAGCTATTTGATGACTGCACACAACAGTACAAGGCAGAGAAACAGAA GGGCCGGTTCCgaatgaaggaaagagaagagatgtgGCAAAAGATCGAGGAGCTGGCCCGACTTAATCCCCAG TACCCCATGTTTCGAGCTCCTCCACCACTGCCTCCTGTATACTCGATGGAGACGGAGACCCCCACGGCAGAGGACATCCAGCTTCTGAAGAGGACGGTGGAGACAGAGGCTGTGCAG ATGCTAAAGGACATCAAGAAGGAGAAGGTGCTGCTTCGGCGGAAGTCAGAGCTGCCCCAGGACGTGTACACCATCAAGGCGCTGGAGGCACACAAGCGGGCGGAGGAATTCCTAACTGCCAGCCAGGAGGCTCTCTGA
- the PPP2R5D gene encoding serine/threonine-protein phosphatase 2A 56 kDa regulatory subunit delta isoform isoform X3, which yields MPYKLKKEKVSPPKLAKGTAKPSSSGKDGGGENADEAQPQPQPQPPSSNKRPSNSTPPPTQLSKIKYSGGPQIVKKERRQSSSRFNLSKNRELQKLPALKDSPTQEREELFIQKLRQCCVLFDFVSDPLSDLKFKEVKRAGLNEMVEYITHSRDVVTEAIYPEAVTMFSVNLFRTLPPSSNPTGAEFDPEEDEPTLEAAWPHLQLVYEFFLRFLESPDFQPNIAKKYIDQKFVLALLDLFDSEDPRERDFLKTILHRIYGKFLGLRAYIRRQINHIFYRFIYETEHHNGIAELLEILGSIINGFALPLKEEHKMFLIRVLLPLHKVKSLSVYHPQLAYCVVQFLEKESSLTEPVIVGLLKFWPKTHSPKEVMFLNELEEILDVIEPSEFSKVMEPLFRQLAKCVSSPHFQVAERALYYWNNEYIMSLISDNAARVLPIMFPALYRNSKSHWNKTIHGLIYNALKLFMEMNQKLFDDCTQQYKAEKQKGRFRMKEREEMWQKIEELARLNPQYPMFRAPPPLPPVYSMETETPTAEDIQLLKRTVETEAVQMLKDIKKEKVLLRRKSELPQDVYTIKALEAHKRAEEFLTASQEAL from the exons ccgcagccgcagcccCAGCCCCCGTCATCCAACAAGCGTCCCAGCAACAGCACGCCGCCCCCGACGCAGCTCAGCAAGATCAAGTACTCCGGAGGGCCCCAGATTGTCAAGAAGGAGCGACGGCAAAGCTCATCCCGCTTCAACCTCAGCAAGAATCGGGAGTTGCAGAAGCTTCCTGCCCTGAAAG ATTCGCCCACCCAGGAGCGGGAGGAGCTGTTTATCCAGAAGCTACGCCAGTGCTGCGTCCTCTTTGACTTTGTCTCAGATCCGCTCAGTGACCTCAAATTCAAGGAGGTGAAGCGGGCAGGACTCAACGAAATGGTGGAGTACATCACTCATAGCCGCGATGTCGTCACTGAGGCCATTTACCCTGAGGCGGTCACCATG TTTTCAGTGAACCTCTTCCGGACGCTGCCACCTTCATCGAACCCCACCGGGGCCGAGTTTGACCCGGAAGAGGATGAGCCCACCCTGGAAGCTGCCTGGCCGCATCTGCAG CTCGTGTATGAGTTCTTCTTACGTTTCCTTGAGTCTCCTGATTTCCAGCCAAACATAGCCAAGAAGTATATCGACCAGAAGTTTGTCCTTGCT CTCTTGGACCTGTTTGACAGTGAGGATCCTCGAGAGCGGGACTTCCTCAAGACCATCTTGCATCGCATCTATGGCAAGTTTTTGGGGCTCCGGGCTTATATCCGTAGGCAGATCAACCACATCTTCTACAG ATTCATCTATGAGACAGAACATCACAACGGGATTGCCGAGCTCCTAGAGATCCTTGGCAG CATCATCAACGGCTTTGCCTTGCCCCTTAAGGAAGAGCACAAGATGTTCCTCATCCGTGTCCTGCTTCCCCTTCACAAGGTCAAGTCCCTGAGTGTCTACCACCCTCAG CTGGCTTACTGTGTGGTACAGTTCTTGGAGAAGGAGAGCAGCCTCACAGAGCCG GTGATTGTAGGACTTCTCAAGTTCTGGCCCAAGACCCACAGCCCCAAGGAAGTCATGTTCCTGAATGAGCTAGAGGAGATTCTGGATGTCATTGAACCTTCAGAGTTCAGCAAAGTGATGGAACCACTCTTCCGCCAGCTTGCCAAGTGTGTCTCCAGCCCCCATTTCCAG GTGGCAGAGCGTGCCCTCTATTACTGGAACAATGAGTACATCATGAGCCTGATAAGTGACAATGCTGCCCGAGTCCTCCCCATCATGTTCCCCGCCCTCTACAGGAACTCCAAGAGCCACTGGAACAA GACAATCCATGGACTGATCTACAATGCCCTGAAGCTGTTTATGGAGATGAATCAGAAGCTATTTGATGACTGCACACAACAGTACAAGGCAGAGAAACAGAA GGGCCGGTTCCgaatgaaggaaagagaagagatgtgGCAAAAGATCGAGGAGCTGGCCCGACTTAATCCCCAG TACCCCATGTTTCGAGCTCCTCCACCACTGCCTCCTGTATACTCGATGGAGACGGAGACCCCCACGGCAGAGGACATCCAGCTTCTGAAGAGGACGGTGGAGACAGAGGCTGTGCAG ATGCTAAAGGACATCAAGAAGGAGAAGGTGCTGCTTCGGCGGAAGTCAGAGCTGCCCCAGGACGTGTACACCATCAAGGCGCTGGAGGCACACAAGCGGGCGGAGGAATTCCTAACTGCCAGCCAGGAGGCTCTCTGA
- the PPP2R5D gene encoding serine/threonine-protein phosphatase 2A 56 kDa regulatory subunit delta isoform isoform X5 → MPYKLKKEKEPPKLAKGTAKPSSSGKDGGGENADEPQPQPQPQPQPPSSNKRPSNSTPPPTQLSKIKYSGGPQIVKKERRQSSSRFNLSKNRELQKLPALKDSPTQEREELFIQKLRQCCVLFDFVSDPLSDLKFKEVKRAGLNEMVEYITHSRDVVTEAIYPEAVTMFSVNLFRTLPPSSNPTGAEFDPEEDEPTLEAAWPHLQLVYEFFLRFLESPDFQPNIAKKYIDQKFVLALLDLFDSEDPRERDFLKTILHRIYGKFLGLRAYIRRQINHIFYRFIYETEHHNGIAELLEILGSIINGFALPLKEEHKMFLIRVLLPLHKVKSLSVYHPQLAYCVVQFLEKESSLTEPVIVGLLKFWPKTHSPKEVMFLNELEEILDVIEPSEFSKVMEPLFRQLAKCVSSPHFQVAERALYYWNNEYIMSLISDNAARVLPIMFPALYRNSKSHWNKTIHGLIYNALKLFMEMNQKLFDDCTQQYKAEKQKGRFRMKEREEMWQKIEELARLNPQYPMFRAPPPLPPVYSMETETPTAEDIQLLKRTVETEAVQMLKDIKKEKVLLRRKSELPQDVYTIKALEAHKRAEEFLTASQEAL, encoded by the exons CCTCAAccgcagccgcagccgcagcccCAGCCCCCGTCATCCAACAAGCGTCCCAGCAACAGCACGCCGCCCCCGACGCAGCTCAGCAAGATCAAGTACTCCGGAGGGCCCCAGATTGTCAAGAAGGAGCGACGGCAAAGCTCATCCCGCTTCAACCTCAGCAAGAATCGGGAGTTGCAGAAGCTTCCTGCCCTGAAAG ATTCGCCCACCCAGGAGCGGGAGGAGCTGTTTATCCAGAAGCTACGCCAGTGCTGCGTCCTCTTTGACTTTGTCTCAGATCCGCTCAGTGACCTCAAATTCAAGGAGGTGAAGCGGGCAGGACTCAACGAAATGGTGGAGTACATCACTCATAGCCGCGATGTCGTCACTGAGGCCATTTACCCTGAGGCGGTCACCATG TTTTCAGTGAACCTCTTCCGGACGCTGCCACCTTCATCGAACCCCACCGGGGCCGAGTTTGACCCGGAAGAGGATGAGCCCACCCTGGAAGCTGCCTGGCCGCATCTGCAG CTCGTGTATGAGTTCTTCTTACGTTTCCTTGAGTCTCCTGATTTCCAGCCAAACATAGCCAAGAAGTATATCGACCAGAAGTTTGTCCTTGCT CTCTTGGACCTGTTTGACAGTGAGGATCCTCGAGAGCGGGACTTCCTCAAGACCATCTTGCATCGCATCTATGGCAAGTTTTTGGGGCTCCGGGCTTATATCCGTAGGCAGATCAACCACATCTTCTACAG ATTCATCTATGAGACAGAACATCACAACGGGATTGCCGAGCTCCTAGAGATCCTTGGCAG CATCATCAACGGCTTTGCCTTGCCCCTTAAGGAAGAGCACAAGATGTTCCTCATCCGTGTCCTGCTTCCCCTTCACAAGGTCAAGTCCCTGAGTGTCTACCACCCTCAG CTGGCTTACTGTGTGGTACAGTTCTTGGAGAAGGAGAGCAGCCTCACAGAGCCG GTGATTGTAGGACTTCTCAAGTTCTGGCCCAAGACCCACAGCCCCAAGGAAGTCATGTTCCTGAATGAGCTAGAGGAGATTCTGGATGTCATTGAACCTTCAGAGTTCAGCAAAGTGATGGAACCACTCTTCCGCCAGCTTGCCAAGTGTGTCTCCAGCCCCCATTTCCAG GTGGCAGAGCGTGCCCTCTATTACTGGAACAATGAGTACATCATGAGCCTGATAAGTGACAATGCTGCCCGAGTCCTCCCCATCATGTTCCCCGCCCTCTACAGGAACTCCAAGAGCCACTGGAACAA GACAATCCATGGACTGATCTACAATGCCCTGAAGCTGTTTATGGAGATGAATCAGAAGCTATTTGATGACTGCACACAACAGTACAAGGCAGAGAAACAGAA GGGCCGGTTCCgaatgaaggaaagagaagagatgtgGCAAAAGATCGAGGAGCTGGCCCGACTTAATCCCCAG TACCCCATGTTTCGAGCTCCTCCACCACTGCCTCCTGTATACTCGATGGAGACGGAGACCCCCACGGCAGAGGACATCCAGCTTCTGAAGAGGACGGTGGAGACAGAGGCTGTGCAG ATGCTAAAGGACATCAAGAAGGAGAAGGTGCTGCTTCGGCGGAAGTCAGAGCTGCCCCAGGACGTGTACACCATCAAGGCGCTGGAGGCACACAAGCGGGCGGAGGAATTCCTAACTGCCAGCCAGGAGGCTCTCTGA